A region from the Alnus glutinosa chromosome 5, dhAlnGlut1.1, whole genome shotgun sequence genome encodes:
- the LOC133868640 gene encoding uncharacterized protein LOC133868640 → MAKSMRSKKEKRLRAIRREIVEPFFDNKDAAKLAAQEAALAAPKLPARPSSTSTDTTTTTNAMDVEMADENQNLHSLKPTGGIGKKSNRKFKMGKGKRRGKGIRRKHHI, encoded by the exons atGGCGAAGTCAATGAGGTCgaagaaagagaagaggctTCGAGCGATTCGGAGAGAGATAGTGGAGCCCTTCTTCGACAACAAAGACGCCGCTAAGCTCGCTGCTCAGGAGGCTGCCCTCGCCGCCCCTAAGCTCCCCGCCCGTCCCTCTTCTACAAGTACCGATACCACTACAACTACAAACGCTATGg ATGTGGAGATGGCTGATGAAAATCAAAACTTGCATTCTTTAAAGCCTACCGGTGGAATAGGGAAGAAGTCCAATAGGAAATTCAAGATGGGTAAAGGCAAGCGCCGTGGTAAGGGCATTAGGAGGAAGCACCATATTTGA
- the LOC133868015 gene encoding receptor-like protein EIX2 → MLESLDLSMNELSGPIPKSLSSLNFLSRLNLSFNNLSGKIPNGNQLQTLHDSSIYEGNALLCGPPLSTKCSEDEIRPRVKPNGGNRVANKNGKGIESILFYISMAAGFIVGFWGVCGTLIIKTSWRQAYFRSFDKLKDKIVVLVMIKIVHLRRKFKSERS, encoded by the coding sequence ATGTTAGAATCACTTGATCTCTCAATGAATGAGCTATCTGGTCCTATTCCTAAAAGCTtgtcttctttgaacttcttaaGTCGCTTGAATTTGTCATTCAACAACTTGTCTGGAAAGATTCCAAATGGGAATCAACTTCAAACACTTCATGACTCTTCTATCTACGAAGGTAATGCTTTACTCTGTGGACCTCCTCTTTCGACCAAGTGTTCAGAAGACGAAATTAGACCGAGAGTAAAACCAAATGGTGGTAATAGAGTAGCCAACAAAAATGGAAAGGGAATTGAGTCAATCTTGTTCTACATTAGCATGGCAGCTGGATTTATTGTTGGATTTTGGGGAGTTTGTGGAACACTGATTATCAAAACTTCATGGAGACAAGCTTACTTCAGAAGCTTTGATAAATTGAAAGACAAGATTGTTGTGCTCGTTATGATCAAAATTGTTCACTTGCGACGGAAGTTCAAGTCGGAGAGAAGTTGA
- the LOC133869287 gene encoding receptor-like protein EIX1, with the protein MISTHLFMSTVHLLLIFFFSFFGTASYLRVIQPVSCTKNPIFKCSEMETKALLSFKEGLTDPSGRLSSWVGEDCCNWTGVGCDNSRGHVVKLDLRNSLPVIEFGYRVIKFGYGVIEFEYGVIEFEYEDYLDEKLKAYEKSCLGGKISPSLLNLKHLSYLDLSLNNFSGNTVPKFLGSLESLMYLNLSFSFFSGVVPPQLGNLSRLQYLDLTSYSSSNIINYFISFPPWGLEVKSLQWLVGFPSLRYLNLGYVNLEKVPDWLHSVNMLPSLVELHLVECGLASLPHSVSSNNLTLLSVLDLSLNNFNSSIPHWFSNVSGLSTINLANSLLRGAIPDGMGHLANLRSLALADNILIGKIPNSFSNLCNLQTLDLYSTNISGEVVEFLDGLSQCSNNSLEYLDLSFNRFLGGNLPYSLGGLKKLKTIYLIETSVGGSIPDSIGNLTSLQTLDLYGSSVGGSIPDSIGNLRSLQTLDLSGSFVGGSIPDSIGNLTSLQTLHLSGSFVGGSGSSVGGSIPDSIGNLRSLQTLDLSGSSVGGSIPDSIGNLRSLQTLDLSRSSVGGSIPDSIGNLRSLQTLELSRSSVGGSIPDSIGNLRSLQTLDLSESSVGGSILDSIGNLRSLQTLDLSYNQMNGAIPESVGKLSMLVTLRLSGNSWEGSLTEAHFQNLTRLKSLDLSAELSANYTLDFDVKHDWVPLFKLREIYLSDMKIGPKFPAWLQTQNKLITILLDNVGISDTIPHGLWKSCPNVTSWSLSGNKLRGQVPYFQFHPSADSFDLSSNNLEGPLPLFRSNLSEISLQNNMFSGPIPENISELLPKLSWLDLSSNSITGRIPHSIGMLKGLIGLVLRNNSLSMKLPPHWKDLRKLVVLNLAENNMSGSVPSSMQYLKSLREISLSQNHLEGELPFFFRNYKYLLVLDLGGNKFSGKLPAWIGESLSSLLRLSLRSNLFHGNIPPQLCLLLSLQILDLAHNDFSGAIPQCLGNFSDDQYSRFYNYSDQQMLLVSKGREYLYGGSSIRHFLSIDLSNNNLSGEIPDNVTSSSKLVNLNLSMNHMFGRIPENIGNLHMLETLDLSMNELSGPIPESLSSLTFLSHLNLSFNNLSGKIPNGYQLQTLNDSSIYEGNSLLCGPPLSTKCSEDETKPRVAKENGRGIESISFYISMVAGFIVGFWGVCGTLIIRTSWRHAYFRSFDNLKDKIAVFVMVKIVRLLRKVK; encoded by the coding sequence ATGATTAGCACCCACTTATTTATGTCCACTGTTCATCTCCtcctgatttttttcttctctttctttggaACTGCATCCTATCTACGAGTTATTCAACCTGTTTCATGCACTAAAAACCCTATTTTCAAATGCTCTGAAATGGAGACAAAAGCCCTTCTTAGCTTCAAAGAAGGTCTCACAGATCCATCGGGTCGTCTCTCGTCTTGGGTTGGTGAGGATTGCTGCAACTGGACAGGCGTTGGCTGTGACAATTCCAGAGGTCATGTCGTCAAGCTGGACCTCAGAAACTCATTACCGGTAATTGAATTCGGATATAGGGTGATAAAATTCGGATATGGGGTGATTGAATTCGAATATGGGGTGATTGAATTCGAATATGAGGATTACCttgatgaaaaattaaaagcttaCGAGAAGTCGTGCTTGGGGGGTAAGATAAGTCCTTCATTACTCAATTTAAAGCATTTGAGTTACTTGGACCTAAGCCTCAATAATTTTAGTGGAAACACTGTTCCAAAGTTTTTGGGTTCCCTTGAGAGTTTGATGTATCttaatctctctttctcattcttttcggGAGTTGTTCCTCCCCAACTTGGGAATCTCTCAAGACTACAATATCTGGACCTCACCTCATATTCATCTTCAAACATCATCAACtatttcatttcctttccacCATGGGGATTGGAAGTCAAAAGCCTGCAGTGGTTGGTTGGTTTTCCTTCTCTTAGGTACCTTAATTTGGGATATGTAAATCTTGAGAAAGTACCCGATTGGCTTCATTCAGTTAATATGCTCCCTTCCTTGGTGGAGTTGCACCTAGTTGAATGTGGACTCGCTAGTCTTCCTCACTCTGTTTCCTCCAACAACTTGACATTGCTTTCAGTCCttgatctctctctcaacaATTTTAACTCCTCCATACCTCACTGGTTCTCAAATGTGAGTGGGCTTTCAACAATAAATCTTGCAAACAGTTTGCTTAGAGGTGCTATTCCAGATGGTATGGGACATCTAGCCAACTTGCGCAGCTTGGCATTAGCTGACAACATTCTAATTGGAAAGATACCGAACTCATTTTCAAACCTTTGCAACTTGCAAACATTAGATCTGTATTCCACCAACATAAGTGGGGAGGTAGTTGAGTTTTTGGATGGCTTGTCTCAATGTTCCAATAATAGCCTTGAATATCTAGATTTGAGCTTTAATAGGTTTCTTGGGGGGAACTTGCCCTATTCGTTGGGAGGTCTCAAGAAGTTGAAAACTATTTACCTCATTGAAACCTCCGTTGGGGGTTCAATTCCAGATTCTATTGGAAACTTGACGTCATTGCAAACACTTGACCTCTATGGAAGCTCTGTTGGGGGTTCAATTCCAGATTCTATTGGAAACTTGAGGTCATTGCAAACACTTGACCTCTCTGGAAGCTTTGTTGGGGGTTCAATTCCAGATTCTATTGGAAACTTGACGTCATTGCAAACACTTCACCTCTCTGGAAGCTTTGTTGGGGGTTCTGGAAGCTCTGTTGGGGGTTCAATTCCAGATTCTATTGGAAACTTGAGGTCATTGCAAACACTTGACCTCTCTGGAAGCTCTGTTGGGGGTTCAATTCCAGATTCTATTGGAAACTTGAGGTCATTGCAAACACTTGACCTCTCTAGAAGCTCTGTTGGGGGTTCAATTCCAGATTCTATTGGAAACTTGAGGTCATTGCAAACACTTGAACTCTCTAGAAGCTCTGTTGGGGGTTCAATTCCAGATTCTATTGGAAACTTGAGGTCATTGCAAACACTTGACCTCTCTGAAAGCTCTGTTGGGGGTTCAATTCTAGATTCTATTGGAAACTTGAGGTCATTGCAAACACTTGACCTCTCATATAATCAAATGAACGGAGCCATTCCAGAAAGCGTCGGGAAACTGTCAATGCTTGTTACATTGAGGCTTTCTGGGAATTCTTGGGAAGGTTCCCTAACTGAAGCTCATTTTCAGAATCTCACCAGATTAAAATCTCTTGACTTGAGTGCAGAGCTTTCTGCAAACTATACATTGGATTTTGATGTCAAACATGACTGGGTTCCTCTTTTTAAGCTAAGAGAAATTTATTTAAGTGACATGAAGATCGGCCCAAAGTTTCCAGCATGGCtacaaacacaaaataaactCATCACGATTCTGCTCGACAATGTTGGCATTTCGGACACCATTCCGCATGGCCTTTGGAAGTCCTGCCCAAACGTCACTTCTTGGAGTCTATCCGGTAATAAGCTGCGCGGGCAGGTACCATACTTTCAATTTCACCCTTCGGCAGATAGTTTTGATTTGAGTTCCAACAACTTAGAGGGTCCACTTCCTCTTTTTCGTAGTAATCTATCTGAAATATCTCTTCAAAACAATATGTTTTCTGGACCTATTCCTGAAAACATAAGTGAACTATTGCCCAAGTTATCTTGGTTGGACCTTTCTTCAAATTCAATTACTGGTAGAATTCCCCACTCTATTGGAATGCTTAAGGGATTGATAGGTCTTGTTTTGAGAAATAATTCCCTATCCATGAAACTCCCCCCTCATTGGAAGGATTTACGGAAGTTAGTGGTGTTGAACTTGGCAGAGAACAATATGTCTGGCAGTGTTCCAAGTTCAATGCAATATTTGAAATCACTACGGGAAATATCATTGAGCCAAAATCATCTTGAAGGAGagcttccttttttctttagaaacTATAAATACTTGCTAGTGCTTGATCTTGGAGGAAACAAGTTCTCTGGAAAACTTCCGGCATGGATAGGAGAAAGTTTGTCATCTTTATTGAGGTTAAGCCTACGGTCCAACTTGTTTCATGGGAACATACCACCTCAATTATGTCTACTTTTAAGTCTTCAGATCCTAGACCTTGCACATAATGATTTTTCAGGAGCAATCCCTCAATGTTTAGGAAACTTCAGTGATGATCAATATAGTCGTTTTTATAACTATAGTGATCAGCAAATGCTGCTAGTTTCTAAAGGAAGAGAATATCTATATGGTGGGTCTAGTATTCGTCATTTCCTTTCCATAGACTTGTCGAATAATAACTTATCTGGAGAAATACCTGATAATGTAACAAGCAGCTCAAAATTGGTCAACTTAAATTTATCAATGAACCATATGTTTGGAagaattcctgaaaatattGGGAATTTACACATGTTAGAAACACTTGATCTGTCAATGAATGAACTTTCTGGTCCTATCCCTGAAAGCTTGTCTTCTTTGACCTTCTTAAGTCACTTGAATTTGTCATTCAACAACTTGTCTGGGAAAATTCCAAATGGATATCAACTCCAAACACTGAATGACTCTTCTATCTACGAAGGTAACTCTTTACTCTGTGGGCCTCCTCTTTCGACCAAATGTTCAGAAGATGAAACTAAACCTAGAGTAGCCAAGGAAAATGGAAGGGGAATTGAGTCAATCTCGTTCTACATTAGCATGGTAGCGGGGTTTATTGTCGGTTTTTGGGGAGTTTGTGGCACATTGATAATCAGAACATCATGGAGACATGCTTACTTTCGAAGCTTTGATAATTTGAAAGACAAGATTGCTGTGTTCGTCATGGTCAAAATTGTTCGCTTGCTCAGGAAGGTCAAATAG
- the LOC133869288 gene encoding receptor-like protein EIX2 yields MISTHLFMSTVHLLLIFFFSFFGTASYLRVIQPVSCTKNPIFKCSEMETKALLSFKEGLTDPSGRLSSWVGEDCCNWTGVGCDNSIGHVVKLNLRNSLPVIESEFIEYEDDYDEIVKAYEKSCLEGKISPSLLNLKHLSYLDLSLNNFSGNTIPKFLGSLESLMYLNLSFSMFAGVVPPHLGNLSRLQYLDLNSLDLEVKSLEWLVGFPSLRYLNLGYVNLEKVPHWLHSVNMLPSLVELHLFDCGLTSLPHSVSSNNLTLLSVLDLSHNNLNSSIPHWLSNVSSLSTINLGYNSLRGAIPDGMGHLANLRSLELAYNVLIGKIPSSFSNLCNLQTLKLYSTNISGEVVEFLDGLSQCSNSSLEYLDLSENIFLGGNLPYSLGGLKNLKTIYLFESSFGGSIPDSIGNLTSLQTLYLSLSSVGGSIPDSIGNLTSLQTLYLSLSSVGGSIPDSIGNLMSLQELYLYLSGSSVGGSIPDSIGNLTSLQELDLSYNQMNGVIPESIGKLSMLVSLSLSSNPWEGFLTEAHFQNLTRLKFLDLSVELLANYTLVFNVKHDWVPPFKLRRIYLRNMKIGPKFPAWLQTQNKLIEIGLDNVGISDTIPHGLWKSCPNVTSWSLSGNKLRGQVPYFQFHPSAAYFDLSSNNLEGPLPLFRSNLSFLLLQNNMFSGAIPENISELLPKLSWLDLSSNSITGRIPHSIGMLKELTGLVLRNNSLSRKLPPHWKDLRKLVVLNLAENNISGSVPSSMQYLKSLQQISLSQNHLEGELPFFFRNYRYLGFLDLGGNKFSGKLPAWIGESLSSLVKLSLRSNLFHGNIPPQLCLLSSLQILDLANNDFSGAIPQCLGNFSDDGYSRYYNYSDQEMLLVSKGREYLFGWSIIRFFHSIDLSNNNLSGEIPGNITSHLRLVNLNLSMNHLIGRIPEKIGDLHMLESLDLSINELSGPIPESLSSLTFLNHLNLSFNNLSGKIPNGNQLQTLNDSSIYEGNSLLCGPPLSTKCSEDETKPRVAKENGRGIESISFYVSMVAGFIFGFWGICGTLIIKTSWRHAYFRSFDNLKDKIAMFVVVKIVHLLRKVK; encoded by the coding sequence ATGATTAGCACCCACTTATTTATGTCCACTGTTCATCTCCtcctgatttttttcttctctttctttggaACTGCATCCTATCTACGAGTTATTCAACCTGTTTCATGCACTAAAAACCCTATTTTCAAATGCTCTGAAATGGAGACAAAAGCCCTTCTTAGCTTCAAAGAAGGTCTCACAGATCCATCGGGTCGTCTCTCGTCTTGGGTTGGTGAGGATTGCTGCAACTGGACAGGCGTTGGCTGTGACAATTCCATAGGTCATGTCGTCAAACTCAACCTCAGAAACTCATTACCGGTGATTGAATCAGAATTTATTGAATATGAGGATGACTATGATGAAATAGTAAAAGCTTACGAGAAGTCGTGCTTGGAGGGTAAGATAAGTCCTTCATTACTCAATTTAAAGCATTTGAGTTACTTGGACCTAAGCCTGAATAATTTTAGTGGAAACACTATTCCAAAGTTTTTGGGTTCCCTTGAGAGTTTGATGTATCtcaatctctctttctcaatGTTTGCCGGAGTTGTTCCTCCCCATCTTGGGAATCTATCAAGGCTGCAATATCTAGATCTTAATTCATTAGATTTGGAAGTCAAAAGCCTGGAGTGGTTGGTTGGTTTTCCATCTCTAAGGTACCTTAATCTGGGATATGTAAATCTTGAGAAAGTACCCCATTGGCTTCATTCAGTTAATATGCTCCCTTCCTTGGTGGAGTTGCACCTATTTGACTGTGGACTCACTAGTCTTCCTCACTCTGTTTCCTCCAACAACTTGACATTGCTTTCAGTCCTTGATCTCTCTCACAACAATTTGAACTCCTCCATACCTCACTGGTTGTCAAATGTGAGTAGCCTTTCAACAATAAATCTTGGGTACAATTCACTTAGAGGTGCTATTCCAGATGGTATGGGACATCTAGCCAACTTGCGCAGCTTGGAATTAGCTTACAACGTTCTAATTGGAAAGATACCGAGTTCATTTTCAAACCTTTGCAACTTGCAAACATTAAAGCTGTATTCCACCAACATAAGTGGGGAGGTAGTTGAGTTTTTGGATGGCTTGTCTCAATGTTCCAACAGTAGCCTTGAGTATCTAGATTTGAGTGAAAATATCTTCCTTGGGGGGAACTTGCCCTATTCATTGGGAGGTCTCAAGAATTTGAAAACTATTTACCTCTTTGAAAGCTCTTTTGGGGGTTCAATTCCAGATTCTATTGGAAACTTGACGTCATTGCAAACACTTTACCTCTCTCTAAGCTCTGTTGGGGGTTCAATTCCAGATTCTATTGGAAACTTGACGTCATTGCAAACACTTTACCTCTCTCTAAGCTCTGTTGGGGGTTCAATTCCAGATTCTATTGGAAACTTGATGTCATTGCAAGAACTTTACCTTTACCTCTCTGGAAGCTCTGTTGGGGGTTCAATTCCAGATTCTATTGGAAACTTGACGTCATTGCAAGAACTTGACCTCTCATATAATCAAATGAACGGAGTCATTCCAGAAAGCATCGGGAAACTGTCAATGCTTGTTTCACTGAGCCTTTCTTCGAATCCTTGGGAAGGTTTCCTAACTGAAGCTCATTTTCAAAATCTCACCAGATTAAAATTTCTTGACTTGAGTGTGGAACTTTTGGCAAACTATACATTGGTTTTTAATGTCAAACACGACTGGGTTCCTCCTTTTAAGCTAAGAAGAATTTATTTACGTAACATGAAGATCGGCCCAAAGTTTCCAGCATGGCtacaaacacaaaataaactCATCGAGATTGGGCTCGACAATGTTGGCATTTCGGACACCATTCCACATGGCCTTTGGAAGTCCTGCCCAAACGTCACTTCTTGGAGTCTATCCGGTAACAAGCTGCGTGGGCAGGTACCATACTTTCAATTTCACCCTTCGGCAGCTTATTTTGATTTGAGTTCCAACAACTTAGAGGGTCCACTTCCTCTTTTTCGTAGTAATTTGTCTTTTCTACTTCTTCAAAACAATATGTTTTCTGGAGCTATTCCTGAAAACATAAGTGAACTATTGCCCAAGTTATCTTGGTTGGACCTTTCTTCAAATTCAATTACTGGTAGGATTCCCCACTCTATTGGAATGCTTAAGGAATTGACAGGTCTTGTTTTGAGAAATAATTCCCTATCCAGGAAACTCCCCCCTCATTGGAAGGATTTACGGAAGTTAGTGGTGTTGAACTTAGCAGAGAACAATATATCTGGCAGTGTTCCAAGTTCAATGCAATATTTGAAATCACTACAGCAAATATCATTGAGCCAAAATCATCTTGAAGGAGagcttccttttttctttagaaacTATAGATACTTGGGATTCCTTGATCTTGGAGGAAACAAGTTCTCTGGAAAACTTCCAGCATGGATAGGAGAAAGTTTATCATCTTTAGTGAAGTTAAGCCTACGATCCAACTTGTTTCACGGGAACATACCACCTCAATTATGTCTACTTTCAAGTCTTCAGATCCTAGACCTTGCAAATAATGATTTTTCAGGAGCAATCCCTCAATGTTTAGGAAACTTCAGTGATGATGGATATAGTCGTTATTATAACTATAGTGATCAGGAAATGCTGCTAGTTTCTAAAGGAAGAGAATATCTATTTGGTTGGTCTATTATTCGTTTTTTCCATTCCATAGACCTTTCGAATAATAATTTATCCGGAGAAATACCTGGTAATATAACAAGCCACTTAAGATTGGTCAACTTGAATTTATCAATGAATCATCTTATTGGAAGAATTCCAGAAAAAATTGGGGATTTACACATGTTAGAGTCACTTGATCTCTCAATAAATGAGCTTTCTGGTCCTATCCCTGAAAGTTTGTCTTCTTTGACCTTCTTAAATCACTTGAATTTGTCGTTCAACAACTTGTCTGGAAAAATTCCAAATGGGAATCAACTTCAAACATTGAATGACTCTTCTATATATGAAGGTAACTCTTTACTCTGTGGGCCTCCTCTTTCAACCAAATGTTCAGAAGATGAAACTAAACCTAGAGTAGCCAAGGAAAATGGAAGGGGAATTGAGTCAATCTCGTTCTACGTTAGCATGGTAGCGGGGTTTATTTTCGGTTTTTGGGGAATTTGTGGCACATTGATAATCAAAACATCATGGAGACATGCTTACTTTCGAAGCTTTGATAATTTGAAAGACAAGATTGCTATGTTCGTCGTGGTCAAAATTGTTCACTTGCTCAGGAAGGTCAAGTAA